The following proteins are co-located in the Solanum pennellii chromosome 1, SPENNV200 genome:
- the LOC107009726 gene encoding uncharacterized protein LOC107009726, whose amino-acid sequence MELKWQFSLVLLLATSFHLQLHYVSGKDNGVCISPGGRFPRFLNEGKPPRKVKKGPRDLNLCRVFRGKTCCDVTQTHPAFMSVRRLASTGEASQECLHLWEMLECSICDPRVGVQAGPPVLCTSFCDKVYQACSNAYFSIDAKTQVLAPCAVNDFVCGRASEWISNGTELCLVAGFSVKSLSDDPEEVSCYGGKSSVDYIADSWQTSRSKVQEKADSSGLVEDFKQWLEDMTFKERISWAVGGMVLTAGLLFTSQRKSHRQSQKLAALQRTAKKLEGMGSPRSPTTLGSLKGS is encoded by the exons ATGGAATTGAAATGGCAATTCTCTTTGGTACTGCTGTTGGCAACATCCTTTCACCTTCAACTACACTACGTTTCAG GTAAAGATAATGGAGTTTGTATTTCACCTGGTGGTCGCTTTCCAAGATTTTTAAATGAAGGAAAACCTccaagaaaagtaaaaaagggCCCAAGAGATTTGAACCTCTGTAGGGTATTTCGCGGGAAAACTTGCTGTGATGTAACACAGACACATCCTGCTTTTATGTCCGTTAGGAGGCTTGCTTCAACTGGAGAAGCGAGCCAGGAGTGCTTGCACTTATGGGAGATGTTAGAATGTTCAATCTGTGATCCGCGTGTTGGTGTGCAGGCTGGACCACCTGTTTTATGCACCTCTTTCTGTGACAAAGTATACCAAGCTTGCTCCAACGCATACTTCTCCATTGATGCTAAGACACAG GTTTTAGCACCCTGTGCTGTAAACGACTTTGTGTGTGGTAGAGCGTCCGAATGGATCTCTAATGGGACAGAGCTCTGCCTCGTTGCAGGTTTTTCGGTGAAGTCTTTGTCTGATGATCCAGAAGAAGTTTCTTGCTATGGTGGAAAATCTAGTGTGGATTATATTGCCGATTCATGGCAAACTTCACGATCCAAGGTGCAAGAGAAAGCTGACAGTTCTGGATTAGTGGAAGATTTCAAGCAATGGCTGGAGGACATGACATTTAAAGAGAGAATATCTTGGGCTGTAGGAGGCATGGTTCTTACAGCAGGACTTCTATTTACCAG TCAAAGGAAAAGCCATAGGCAAAGCCAGAAACTAGCGGCCCTCCAACGTACTGCTAAGAAATTAGAAGGAATGGGGAGTCCAAGATCTCCTACAACTTTAGGAAGCCTAAAGGGAAGTTAA
- the LOC107008456 gene encoding serine/threonine-protein phosphatase PP1 has protein sequence MEGLMEKGVLDDIIGRLLEEKGGKQVQLSEAEIRQLCVNARQIFLSQPNLLRIRAPVRICGDIHGQFQDLLRLFEYGGYPPSANYLFLGDYVDRGKQSLETICLLLAYKIRYPDKIFLLRGNHEDAKINRVYGFYDECKRRFNVRLWKIFTDCFNCLPVAALIDEKILCMHGGISPELKSLDLINEIERPAEIPDGGLLCDLLWADPDPRIKGWSDSDRGVSCTFGPDVVAEFLAKNELDLICRGHQVVEDGYEFFAKRRLVTLFSAPNYGGEFDNAGALLSVDEQLVCSFEILKPVLSSSSKLPLKKPPKAGGM, from the exons ATGGAGGGATTGATGGAAAAAGGGGTATTGGATGATATAATTGGGAGGTTATTAGAAGAGAAGGGAGGGAAACAAGTTCAGCTATCTGAGGCTGAGATCCGACAGCTTTGTGTGAATGCCAGACAGATTTTCCTCTCTCAGCCTAATCTCCTCAGGATTCGTGCCCCCGTTAGGATCTGTG GTGACATACATGGGCAATTCCAAGACTTATTAAGACTTTTTGAATATGGAGGCTATCCTCCTTCAGCAAACTACCTTTTTCTTGGAGATTATGTGGATAGAGGCAAGCAGAGTTTAGAAACAATATGTTTGCTCTTGGCTTACAAAATAAGGTATCCCGACAAGATCTTCCTCCTTAGGGGGAACCATGAAGATGCAAAAATCAACAGGGTCTACGGATTTTATGATGAATGTAAAAGGAGATTCAACGTTAGGCTATGGAAGATATTTACAGATTGCTTTAATTGCTTGCCTGTTGCTGCACTTATAGATGAAAAGATACTTTGCATGCATGGTGGAATTTCGCCAGAGCTAAAAAGTTTGGACCTAATAAACGAAATTGAGCGGCCAGCTGAGATTCCAGATGGTGGATTGTTGTGTGATCTGTTGTGGGCTGATCCTGATCCTAGAATTAAGGGTTGGTCAGATAGTGATCGAGGTGTTTCTTGTACTTTTGGACCGGATGTAGTTGCTGAATTTTTGGCTAAGAATGAGTTAGACCTCATCTGCCGGGGTCATCAG gTGGTGGAAGATGGATATGAATTTTTTGCTAAGCGAAGACTTGTGACTCTATTTTCCGCTCCCAATTATGGTGGAGAATTTGATAATGCAGGTGCCTTGTTAAGCGTTGATGAGCAACTTGTGTGTTCCTTCGAAATATTGAAACCGGTATTATCTAGCAGTTCAAAGTTGCCCCTTAAAAAG CCACCCAAGGCTGGAGGGATGTGA